The DNA window CGGTGACCACCCCGGTGCTGATCGCCGTGCTCGCCACCGTGGGCGGCATCCTGGTCGTCGGGGTGGGCGGCGGTCTGGTCCGCCCGATGCAGAGCCGCTGGGAGACCTGGCTGGCCCGGGCCGAGGAGGAGTCGCGGACCATCGCCACCCACGCCCGGGCGTACCAGGCCGGGCGGCGGGACGTCGAGGCACGGTTCGGCGGGACGCCCGGCCCGTACGCCGAGGCCGAGCTGACCCGGCCGGTGGCCGGCGAGAGCGAGGCGGACCGGACCCAGCCGGTCGCCCCGTACGGGGCTGCGGAGCCGACCCAGCCGGTCGCCCCGCACGGCGCGGCGGAGCCGACCCAGCCGGTGCCGGCGTACGCCGACCCGGACCGCACCCAGCCGACCACCCCGCGGCAGCCGACGGCCGAGCAGGCCGCGGACAACGAGGCCACGATGGTCATCCCGCAGGCGGACGTGGACCGGTCCCGCCGCTGACCGACCGACCTCCGACCGGGGTGGGGCCCTTCCGGGTCCCACCCCGGTCCGTGTGCGTGGGGCGGCGCGGGGGCCGGGCGCCCGGTTACGATCGGCACGTGCACTGGCGACATTGATGCCCTGCCGAGGGTCGAGCCCGCGGGCCACCGCGGACACCGCACATCCGGTGTCCGTCACGTCCCCGTGGGAAGGTCCCCATGCTCGCCGTCTCCGCGCGCGTGCCCGCCGAGCGCCGGCTCGCCGTCACGCTCTACGCCTACGCGTTCCTCACCGACCTGGTCCTGCTCTACCCGGTCTACACGCTGCTCTTCGCCGACACCGGGCTGTCGGTCGGGCAGATCTCCTCGCTCTTCGTCCTCTGGTCGGCCGCCGGCATCCTGCTGGAGGTGCCCTCGGGCGCCTGGGCCGACGCGGTCTCGCGGCGGCTGCTGCTGTGCCTCGCCCCGCTGCTGACCGCCGCCGGCTTCGCTCTCTGGGTGCTCGTCCCGTCCTACCCGGCGTTCGCCGCCGGCTTCCTGCTCTGGGGCGCGGGCGGCGCACTGCGCTCCGGCGCCCTGGAGGCGCTGGTCTGGACCGAGCTGGACCGGCTCGGCGCCGCCGGCCGGTACGCCCGGCTGGCCGGCCGGGCGAGGACCGCCGAGCTGCTCGGGGTGGTCGGCGCCATGGGGCTGGCCGCGCCGGTGCTGGCCCTCGGCGGCTACCCGGCCGTGGGTGCCGCGAGCGTGGCGGCGTGCCTGGCCGCCGCGGCGGTCGCCACCCGGTTCCCCGAGCACCGGGCGCCGGGAGCGGTGCGTCACCGCCAGCCCGGCACGCAGCAGGCCGCCGGCGACCGGCCCGGCACGGGCCAGGCCGGCACGGACCAGCCCGGCTTGCAGCAGCCCGGCGGCGACCGGCCCGGCACGGGCCAGGCCGGCGGCGACCGGCGCGACGCGGACGAGCCCGGCTGGCTGGGCAGCCTTCGCGGCGGGCTGGCCGAGGCCCGCGCCGACCGGTCGGTGCGGGCGGCGCTGCTGCTGGTGCCGGCGGTCGCCGCCGTGTGGGGCGGCCTGGACGAGTACACGCCGCTGCTGGCCCGCGACACCGGGGTCTCGGCGGCCACCGTGCCGCTGCTGCTCCTGCTGGTCTGGGCCGGCACCACCGTGGGCGGGCTGCTGGCGCCGGTGGGGGAGCGGCTGACCGACCGGGGCTTCGCCGCGCTGCTGGCCGGCGCCGCGCTGGCCCTGGCCGCGGGCGCCCTGCTCCGTCACCCGGCCGGGTTCGTCCTGGTGGGCGTCGCGTTCGCGGCGTTCCAGCTCGCCACCGTGCTGGCCGACGTCCGGCTGCAGGCCCGGATCAGCGGGCCCGACCGGGCGACGGTCACCTCGGTGGCGGGGATGGCCACCGACGTGACGATCATCGCGGTCTACGCCGGGTACGGCCTCGTGGCGGGCGCCGCCGGCCACGCGGTGGCGTTCGCGGTGGCCGTGCTGCCCTACCTGCTGCTGGCCGGCCGCCTGGCCAGCCGCGGTCCCGCCCGCCAAATCCGGGCGAATAGGTCGTTGCCCGAAAATACCGGTGTTTCCTGATTACGGTATGGGCGGAAGTGGCCGGCGCCGGTCGTCCCCGGGCGGCCTGGCGATCGGCGTGGGCTGGTCGGGACGGAGGCGACGCGGCGTGACGATGGAAGCAGAGCGCACCCTGCGCGACGAGGAGCTGGCCGGGCTGGCCGACCTCGCCGCCCAGCTCCGGATCGACTCGATCCGGTGCAGCACCCGGGCCGGCTCGGGCCACCCCACGTCGAGCCTGTCCGCGGCCGACCTGCTCGCGGTGCTGATCTCCCGCCACCTGCGCTACGACTGGTCCTACCCGGGCAACCGGGCCAACGACCACCTGATCTTCTCCAAGGGCCACGCCTCGCCGCTGCTGTACGCGGTCTTCCGGGCGACCGGCGCGATCAGCGAGCAGGAGCTGCTGGAGTGCTACCGCCAGTCCGGCTCCCGCCTCCAGGGTCACCCCACCCCGGCCCTGCCCTGGGTGGACGTCGCGACCGGCTCGCTCGGCCAGGGGCTGCCGGTCGGCGTCGGCGTCGCCCTGGCCGGGCGGTACCTGGACAAGCTGCCGTTCCACGTCTGGGTGCTCTGCGGCGACAGCGAGACGGCCGAGGGCTCCATCTGGGAGGCCCTGGACAAGGCCGGCCACTTCGGGCTGCGCAACCTCACCGCGATCGTGGACGTGAACCGGTTCGGCCAGCGCGGGCCGACCGAGCTGGAGTGGGACCTGGACACCTACCGCCGGCGCGTCGAGGCGTTCGGCTGCCGTCCCATCGTGGTCGACGGGCACGACCTGGCCGCGATCGACGAGGCGTTCGGGCAGGCCCGGGAGGCGACCGGCCCGACGGTGGTGCTGGCCCGGACCGTCAAGGGCAAGGGCGTGCCGGAGATCGAGAACCGGCCGGACTGGCACGGCAAGGCCCTCGAAGCGGACCAGGCCGAGCGGGCCGTCCAGGCCCTCGGCGGGGTGCGGCAGATCCGGGTCGCCGGACCGCGGCCCGCCGCCGCGCCGCCGGCCCCCGCCGCCGCCGGGCCGCCACCGGAGCTGCCCCGGTACGAGAAGGGGACGAAGGTGGCCACCCGCAACGCGTACGGGGACGCGCTGCGCGCGCTGGGCGTCCGGCCGGACGTGGTGGTCCTCGACGGCGAGGTCAGCGACTCGACCCGGGCGGACAAGTTCGCCGAGGCGTACCCGGACCGCTTCTTCGAGATGTTCATCGCCGAGCAGCAGCTGGTCGCGGCCGCGGTGGGCCTGCGGGTCCGTGGTTACCGGCCGTTCGCGGCCACCTTCGCCGCGTTCCTGTCCCGCGCCTACGACTTCATCCGGATGGCCGGCATCTCGCGGGCCGACATCGCCCTCGCCGGCTCGCACGCGGGGGTGGAGATCGGCCCGGACGGTCCCTCCCAGATGGGGCTGGAGGACCTCGCCGCCCTGCGCGCCGTGCACGGGTCGACGGTGCTCTACCCGAGCGACGCCGTCTCCTGCGCGGCCCTGGTCGCCGCCATGGCCGACCGGGAGGGCGTCAGCTACCTGCGCACGACCCGCGGCAAGTACCCGGTGCTCTACGACAACGGGGAGGACTTCCCGGTCGGCGGCAGCAAGGTGCTGCGCGACGGGACCGACGTGGCGCTCATCGGCGCCGGGGTGACCGTGCACAACTGCCTGGCGGCCGCCGACGAGCTGGCCCGCGAGGGCATCGACGCCCGGGTGATCGACCTCTACTCGGTGAAGCCGGTCGACCGGCAGCGGCTGCTCGACGCCGTGCGGGACACCGGCGGCCGGTTGGTGGTGGTCGAGGACCACTACCCGCAGGGCGGGCTGGGTTCCGCCGTGCTGGAGGAGCTGGCCGACCTGGCCGAGCCGGTGCGGGTCAGCCACCTGGCCGTACGCGGGCTGCCCGGCTCCGGAACCCCGGCCCAGCAGATGGACCGGGCGGGCATCGGCGCCTTCGCCATCGTCGGCGCGGCGCGCGCCCTGGCCTGACGGCTCCCCGGCGCGTGAACCGGCCGCGCCGGCCTCCGGCTCACCGTCGCAGCCGGATCTCGGCCGGATCGCGGTCGCTGCGCAGGCCCTTCCAGGAGGGGTGGCGCAGTCGGCCGTCGGGTGTCCACGACCGGAAGGTGACGTCACCGACCAGCACGGGGTCGACCCAGATGGCGTGCCGGGCGTGCTCGCGCGGCACCGGGGCGGCGAAGGGCGGGTCCGGCCGGGTCAGCGGCTCCAGGCGGCCGGCCAGGTCGCGCAGCACGGCCTGGGTGAAGCCGGTCCCCACCTGCCCGATGTAGTGCAGCCGGTCGTGCTCGTCGTACCCGCCGAGCAGCAGGGATCCGATGGCGCCGGACCGCCGGCCGGAGCCCGGCTTCCAGCCGCCCACGATCACCTCGACAGTCTCGTTGAGCGGCACCTTGACCCACGCCGCGCCCCGCCGGCCCGGCTCGTACGGCGACCGGAGCTGCTTGGCGACCACCCCTTCCAGTCCGAGGTCGGCCGCCGCCGTGGCCAGGTCCCGGCCGGCCTCGCCGGTCCAGTAGGGCGGCGTCTCGACGGTCTCGCCGCTGAGCCCCAGCCCCTCCAGCGCGGCGCGCCGCTCGGTGTACGGCAGAACGGTGGTGTCCCGACCGTCGAGGTGCAGCAGGTCGAACAGGTAGTACCGGACCGGGGTCGAGGCGACCAGCGCGGCGGCCGGCGCCCGGACGTGCATCCGTCGCTGGAGCGCGGAGAAGCTGGGCCGGCCGCCGGCGTCGAGCGCCACGATCTCGCCGTCGAGCACCGCCCGCCGGCCGGCCAGGAGGTCGGCGAGCTCGCCCAGCTCCGGGTACGCCCGGGTGACGTCCCGGTCGTTGCGGCTGAGCAGCCGCAGCCCACGGTTGACGTACGCGACCGCCCGCACGCCGTCCCACTTGAACTCGTAGGCCCAGCCGGGCCCGGTGGGCAGCGCGCCGAGCCCGGCGAGCATCGGCGGCACGAGCGTCGGCATCCTGGCGGCCACGTCCCGATCCTGGCCGTCGCGGCCCGGCGCGACGCCGGTTTCCCGGCTTTCGCCTGAACGGCGGTCGTTTGTGGTGGTCGCCTGCGGGTAGCCACGCGGTCTCCGGGACGGAAGGACCGACGATGGCGGAGCTGGAGTTCGTGGCGAAGGTGGCCGCTCGGGCGGGCCTCCCGGCCGACACCGCGCGATCCCTGACCGAGGCCACCCTGCGCACCCTCGCCGAGCGGATCAGCGGCGGCGAGGCGGCGGACCTGGCCGACCACGTGGCGCACGAGCTGCGACCGCTGCTGGCCCGGGCCCGTCCCGAGGAGCCGGAGGCCTTCGGGTACGACGAGTTCCTGCGCCGGGTGGCCGACCGTGCCGGCACGGCGCCGGATCTGGCCGAGCGCGGCGCGCGGGCCGTGCTGCAGACCCTGCACCGGGTGGTCGGGCACGTCGAGTTCGAGCAGGCCCTGGCCGAGCTGCCGCGGGAGATCGGGGCGCTGGCCCAGCCGGTGCCCCGCACGCCCTGACCGGGTCAGTGCGGGACGAAACACGCGCCGGTGGCTCCACCGGGGGCGGCCGGCCGGCCACTACCGTGGGCTGATGGCCGCCCTGAGCTTCGACCGCCACCGCGCCGAGATCGTCGCCCAGAGCGACCTGCTCCGTACCCACCTCGACCGCGCCGACCTCACCACGCCCGTCGCCTCCTGCCCGGGCTGGAACGTCGGCCAGCTGGCCCGGCACCTCGGCGGCGGTCAACGCTGGGCGGCCGAGGTGGTGCGCACGCGTGCCGAGCGGCCGCCGTCGGACACCCACTTCCGCGACCTGTCCCCGTACGCCGACGAGGAGCCGGCGGTGGTCGGCCCCTGGCTGGTGGAGGGCGCCGCCGCGCTGGCCGACGCGCTCGGTGCGGCGGGGCCCGACGTGGCCACCTGGACGCCGCTGGCGGTGCCGGCCGCGGGGGTGTTCTGGGCGCGGCGGTTCGCCAACGAGACGCTGCTGCACCGCGCCGACGCCGCCCTCGCGCTGGGCGTGGACTTCGCCGTCGACCCGGCGGTGGCGGTCGACGCGCTGGACGAGTGGCTGGAGCTGGGCTCCCTGCCGCAGATGCTGGACTTCTACCCGCACCGGCGCGACCTGCTCGGCCCCGGGCGCACCCTGCACCTGCACGCCACCGACGTGCCCGCCGAGCTGGGCGCCGAGTGGCTGGTGGACCTCACGGGGGACACCCTCGCGTGGCGGCGGGCGCACGAGAAGGCGACCGTGGCGGTCCGCGGCCCGGTGACCGAGCTGCTGCTGATGGTCTACCGGCGGCGACCGGTCGACCCGGCGGTGGTCGAGGTCCTCGGCGACGGGAAGCTGCTGGACCTCTGGCTGGATCGGGTCGCGTTCGGCTGAGCGTCGGGCGGGTGTCAGCTCAGCCGACGGGTTCGGTGGTCTGCTCCCACAGCGACTTCATCTCGTCGAACGCCTGCTCCATGATCTGCACCATGGCCCGGCGGGCCGCGTCGCCGTCGCGGCGCTGCAGCGCCGAGGCCACGTCGGCGTGCAGCTGCAACGCCTGCTGGTCCGGGTGGTGCGGCATGAGGTGGTAGTGGTGCCGGCCGGTGAGCACCTCGGCGACCAGTTCCCGGAGCTTGCCGAACATCTCGTTGCCGGAGGCGGCGAGGATCCGCCGGTGGAACTCGATGTCCAGGCGCAGGAAGCGGTCCTCGTCCCCGGCCTGCCCGGCGGCCCACATCTTCGCCGCGATCCCGACCAGGTCGCTGGCGTCGTCGGGGGAGATCCGGACGGCGGCCAGCCAGGCGGCGTGCGGCTCGACCGCGGTCCGCAGCTCGGTGATCGAGCGGAGCTGGGCCATCCGGCCGGCGGAGGCGAGCCGCCAGCGGATCACCTGCGGGTCGAAGACGTTCCACGCCTCGGCGGGACGGATCAGGACGCCGACCCGGCGGCGCGTCTCGATGAGGCCCATCGACGCGAGCACCCGGAGGACCTCGCGGATCACCGACCGGGAGACCGCGTACCGCTCGACGAGTTCGTCGATGTTGAGCACGGAGCCGGCGGCCAGCTCGCCGCCGCAGACGGCCGTGCCGAGTTCGTCGAGCACGCGGGCGTGCAGCCCGGTCTCGCCCCCGGAGGAGGAGTGATCCACGCGTCGGAGCATATCAGTTGGTGATCAACCCTTGAATAAGTCAGCTTATTCGACCTAGCATCCCGTGGTTAAGCGGACGTTACAGCGTTGTGGCGCTCTTCCCCCGGGGCGGCGACCACGAGAAAAGGAGAGATGACGTGCGACGTCGATCGATATTCGGTACGTCTCTGGCCGTGGTTGCCGCCATGGGTCTGGCCGCCTGTGGCGGCGGTGGCGACGACAGCGGCGCGTCCAAGACGGTGCGCGTGACCCTGGCGAACCACGTCTGGACGGAGAACATCAAGGCGGCCCTGCCCGAGTTCGAGAAGCAGACCGGGCTCAAGGTCGAGATCACCCAGCTCGGCGAGGACCAGCTCTCCGACCAGTACAACGTCAAGCTCAACGCCGGCTCGTCCGACCTCGACGTGATGATGTACCGCCCCCTCCAGGAGGGGAAGCTCTTCGCCAAGAACAAGTACCTGGCCGACCTGTCCGACCAGGTCAAGTCCAACAAGGACTGGGACTACTCCGACTTCCAGCCCAGCCCGGTCGAGGCCACCACGTACGAGGACAAGCCGGTGGGCGTGCCGATCATCACCGAGCAGGAGGTCCTGTACTACCGCAAGGACCTGCTCGCCAAGGCCGGCCTGAGCGCCCCGCCGAAGACCCTCGACGAGCTGAAGGCCGCCGCCGCGAAGATCAAGGCCAGCGTTCCGGGCACCGCGGGCTTCGTGGCCCGGACCGGCAAGTCGCCGGCGGTCACCCAGTTCTCCAGCTTCCTCTACAGCTTCGGCGGTGACTTCGTCGACGGCAGCGGCAAGGCGACGGTCAACAGCGACGCCGCCAAGCAGGCGTACGCCTTCTACGGCGGCCTGATCAAGGACTCGGGCCCGGCCAACGTCAGCACCGACATGAGCTGGCCCGAGGCGATGGCCATCTTCACCCAGGGCAAGGCCGCCTTCTACACCGAGGCCAACTCGCTCTACAAGAACGCCACCGACCCGGCCAAGTCCAAGGTGTCCGACACCGTCGGCTTCGCGCCGTTCCCGGCCGGCCCGGCCGGCTCCAAGCCGTACAACATCCCCTCCTGGGCGCTGGGCGTGAACGACGCCTCGAAGAACAAGAGCAACGCCTGGAAGTTCATCGAGTGGGCCACCGGCAAGGAGCAGACCCTCGCTCAGCAGAAGGCCGGCGTGCCGGGCGCGCGCACCTCGGTCTGGGCCAACCCGGAGGGCACCGCGAACTACCCGAAGGACCTGGTCGAGGCCATCGCCGCGAGCACCAAGGACGGCGTCGCCCACGACCGGCCCGTGGTCGTGAAGGTGGGCCAGGCCCGCGAGCTCGTCGGTCAGCCGATCGTCGACGCGATCACCGGCAAGGACGCGGCGGCCGCCGCCGACACCGCCAACGAGGCCTTCCAGAAGTTCCTGGACGACGAGGCCAAGTAGCACGCGCGCGGGTGGTGGGGCGGCCCGCCCCGCCACCCGCGTACCCCTGTCGGTCCGCCCACCCCGGAGATCTCATGGCAACCGTCACCACCACCCGCCGCGCGCCCGGCGGCGCCGGCGTCATGCCGGACACGCCCGGCTGGGCGCGTTGGGCCAACGACCACCGCAAGTGGCTCTTCGCCGCGCCGGCGATGATCTTCGTCGCCGCGCTGATCGTGATTCCGTTGGGCTGGACCGCCTGGCTCAGCCTCACCGACGCCGAGGGGTCCGTCCGCGCCGAGAGCGAGTTCGTGGGCTTCCAGAACTACCTCGACGTGCTGTCGGACACCGACCGGTTCTGGCCGGCCGTCGGCCGGACCGCCGCCTTCACCGTCGTCGCGCTGCTGTTCGAGGTGGTGCTCGGGATGGCCGTGGCGCTCCTGCTCTGGCGGCCCTTCAAGGGCCAGAAGTGGGTCCGGGTCGCCATCCTCATGCCGCTGGTCGCCACCCCGGTCGCGGTCGGCATGATGTGGCGGCTCATCTTCGACCCGAACATCGGCCTGGCCAACCAGGTGCTCGGCTGGTTCGGCATCGGCCCGCAGCCGTGGCTCGCCGGCCAGCACTCCGCGCTGCCCACCACCATCTTCATCGACGTGTGGCAGTGGACGCCGATGGTGGTGCTGATCCTGCTCGCCGGTCTGACCTCGCTCTCCGACGAACCGCAGGAGGCGGCCCGGATCGACGGCGCCAGCACCTGGCAGCGGTTCCGGCACGTCACCCTGCCGCTGCTGATGCCCACGGTGATCGTCGCGATCCTGCTGCGCGGCATCGACGCGCTGAAGACCTTCGACATCCTCTACGCCACCAAGGGCCGCGGCGGCGGCTCCTTCCACGAGGTGGAGACCCTCAACGTGTACGCCTACGGGCTGAGCTTCGACTACAACGAGTACGGCGTCTCCTCCACCGTCCTCATCCTCTTCTTCCTGATCATCATCGGGGCGATGTGGGCCCTGACCGCGCGGCGCAAGGGGGCCAGGCGATGAAGGCCAGTCCGTCGTACCGGGTGTTCCGGGTGGTGGCCCTCGTCGTCGTGGTGCTGGCGCTGGTCACGCCGCTGTTCTGGATGATCGCCGCGTCGTTCAAGACCAACGTGGACATCTACGACACCGGCAAGGCGCTGGTCTTCTCGCCCACCCTGGACAACTACGCGACCGTGCTCAAGCAGTCGCACTACGTCCAGTTCATCGGCAACAGCCTGTGGGTGGCGTTCGCCGCCACCGTGCTGTCGCTGCTGCTCGGCGTGCCGGCCGCGTACTCGATGAGCCGGTTCAACATGCGGAAGTCGGCCCTCGTGGTGCTGATGGCCCGGGTCATCCCCGGCGTCTCGCTGCTGGTGCCCTGGTACTACGTCTTCTCGAACCTGCAGCTGGTCGGCGGCTTCACCGTGCTGATCCTCAGCCACATGTTCGTCTCGCTGCCGTTGATCGTCTACATCATGATGGGCTTCTTCGACGGCCTGCCGCAGGAACTGGAGGAGGCGGCGCTGGTCGACGGGCTCACCCACATCGGCGCGTTCCGCCGGGTCACCCTGCCGCTGTCCGTGCCGGGCATCGCCACGGCCGGCATCCTGTCCTTCATCTTCTCCTGGAACAACTTCATGTTCGCCCTGGTCCTCTCCGGCGCGGACACCAAGACCCTGCCCGTGGCGATCTTCGACTTCGTCGGCTACGCCAGCATCGACTGGGGCGGCCTCATGGCCGCGGCCACCGTGGTCACCCTGCCGATCATGGTGATCGCCCTGTTCGTGCAGAAGTACGTGGTCTCCGGCCTGACCGCCGGCGCGACGAAGGGCTGAGCACCGTGACCACCATCGCGCGCGTCGAGACCTTCCTGGTGGCGCCCCGCTGGCTCTTCGTCCGGGTGGAGACCGACTCCGGGATCGTCGGCTGGGGCGAGGCCACCTGCGAGGGCCGCTCGGAGACCGTCCGCGCCGCGGTCGAGCAGCTCGCCGAACTGCTGGTCGGCCGCGACGCCCTGCGCATCGAGGACCACTGGCAGGTGCTGACGAAGGGGTCGTTCTACCGGGGCGGGCCGATCCTGGCCAGCGCCGTGGCCGGCCTCGACCAGGCGCTCTGGGACATCGCCGGCAAGCACTGGGGCGCGCCCGTGCACCAGCTGCTCGGCGGCCCGGTCCGGGACCGGATCCGGGTGTACGGCTGGGTCGGCGGCGACGAGCCCGGCGAGGTCCGTGACCAGATCGGCGCCGCCCTCGACACCGGACTGACCGCGGTCAAGATGAACGCCTCCGGCCGGATGAGCGCCGTGGCCTCGGTGGCCGAGATCGACGCCGTGGTCCAGCGGGTGGCCGCCGCCCGCGAGGTGCTCGGCGACCACCGGGACGTCGCGGTCGACTTCCACGGCCGGTTCAGCCTGGCCAGCGCCCGCCGGGTCGCCCCGCTGCTGGAGCCCTACCGGCCGTTCTTCCTCGAGGAGCCGGTGGTACCGGAGAACTCGCACCTCATCGGGGAGTTCGTCCGCTCCACCACTACGCCGGTGTCCACCGGGGAGCGGCTCTACAGCCGGCAGGAGTTCCTGCCCGTCCTCCAGGCCGGCATCGCGGTCGCCCAGCCGGACCTCTCGCACGCCGGCGGCATCACCGAGGTCCGCAAGATCGCCGCGCTGGCCGAGGTGTACGACGTGCAGCTCGCCCCGCACTGCCCGCTCGGCCCGATCGCCCTCGCGGCCTGCCTCCAGGTCGGCTTCGCCACGCCGAACTACCTGATCCAGGAGCAGAGCATCGGCATCCACTACAACCTCGGCGCCGAGGTGCTCGACTACTGCCTCGACAAGACGCCACTGACCTTCGTGGACGGGTACGTCGAGCGGCTCACCGCGCCCGGTCTGGGTATCGAGATCGACGAGGCGGCGGTGCGCGCCGCCGACAAGCGCGGCCACGCCTGGCGCAGCCCCCTGTGGCGGCACCGGGACGGCTCCTACGCGGAATGGTGACCATGACCCTCGACCTCACCGCCGAACTCGCCGCCACCCGCCTGCTGGCGGTCATCCGCGGCACCGACCCGGCCGCCGCGATCGCCACCGGCACCGCCCTGCTCGCCGAGGGCGTCCGCGTGGTCGAGGTGGCCCTGACCACGCCCGGCGCCCTGGACGCCATCGCCGCGATCCGGGCCGCCGCCCCGCCCGGCTCCCTGGTCGGCGCGGGCACCGTGCTCACGCCGGCCGCCGTCGCCGACGTGGCCGCGGCCGGCGCGCAGTTCGTCGTCACCCCGGCCGTCGTCGACTCGATCGGCGAGGCGGCCCGCCGTGGGCTCCCGGTGGCCGCCGGGGCGCTCACCCCGACCGAGGCGTACGCGGCGGTCCGGGCGGGAGCCGCCGCCGTGAAGCTCTTCCCGGCCTCGCTGGGCGGCCCGGCGTACCTCAAGGCGCTGCGCGACCCGTTCCCGGACATCCCGTTCGTCGCGGTCGGCGGGGTGGGGCTGGCCGAGCTGCCCGGCTACCTCGCCGCCGGGGCGATCGCCGTGGGCGTCGGCGGCCCGCTGGTCGGCGACGCCGCCTCCGGCGGCGACCTCGACGCCCTGCGCGAGAGGGCCCGGTCCTACCTCGCCGCCGTCTCGTGAGCGGCGTCGACCTGCTCACCTTCGGCGAGGCGCTGGTCTCGCTGCGGTCGACCGGGCCGCTCACGACCGGTGGCCCGCTCACCCCGCACCTGGCCGGGGCCGAGGCCAACGTGGCGATCGGGCTGGCCCGGCTCGGTCACCGGGCGGCCTTCGCCGGCCGGGTCAGCGACGACGAGCTGGGCGGCTTCCTGCTGCGCCAGCTCCGCGCCGAGGGCGTCGACGTGACCCACGTGGTCCGTGACCCCGAGCGCCCCGCCGGGCTCATGTTCCTGGAGCGGCGCACCGCCGACCTGACCCGGGTGCTCTACCAGCGGGCCGGCTCGGCCGGATCGGCGCTGGGCGTCGACGACCTGCGGCCCGCCCTGGCGGCCGGCGCCCGGGTGCTGCACCTCACCGGGATCACCCCGGCGCTCTCCGCGGGCGCCCGGGAAGCCGCCGCATGGGCGGCCGAGACCGCCGCGCGGGCCGGGACGCTGGTCTGCCTGGACGTCAACCACCGGGCGAAGCTGTGGTCCCGGGACGCCGCACGGGCCGTGCTCACCCCGCTCGCCGGGCACGCCTCGGTCGTGGTCGCCTCGGCCGACGAACTGGACCTGGTCGGCGCGCCCGGCGCGGACGAGGAGACCGTGGTGGCCGGGCTGCTCGCCCGGGGCGTGTCGACCGTGCTCGTGAAGCTCGGCGGCGACGGCGCCCGGGCGTACACCCCCGACGGCCGCCGGGACGCGGCGGCGCTGCCCGTGACGGCGGTCGACACCGTCGGCGCGGGGGACGCCTTCACGGCCGGCTACCTCTCCGGCCACCTGGACGGGCTCGACCTGGCCGGGCGGCTGCGCCGCGCCGTCACCCTCGGCGCCTTCGCCGTCGCCGGAGCGGGCGACTGGGAGGGCCTGCCGCGCCGGGACGAGCTGTCCCTCCTGGACTCCCGGCAACCCGGCGACACCCTTCGCTGACCCACCCCGAGAAAGGCACGCGCGTGAAGATCGTCGCAGCGGACGTGATCGTCTCCAGCCCCGACCGCAACTTCGTCACCCTGAAGATCACCACCGACGAGGGCCTCACCGGGCTGGGCGACGGCACCCTCAACGGCCGGGAGCTGGCCGTCGCGTCCTACCTGGCCGACCACGTCGTCCCCCTGCTGATCGGGCGCGACCCGCACCGCATCGAGGACACC is part of the Micromonospora halotolerans genome and encodes:
- a CDS encoding FadR/GntR family transcriptional regulator codes for the protein MDHSSSGGETGLHARVLDELGTAVCGGELAAGSVLNIDELVERYAVSRSVIREVLRVLASMGLIETRRRVGVLIRPAEAWNVFDPQVIRWRLASAGRMAQLRSITELRTAVEPHAAWLAAVRISPDDASDLVGIAAKMWAAGQAGDEDRFLRLDIEFHRRILAASGNEMFGKLRELVAEVLTGRHHYHLMPHHPDQQALQLHADVASALQRRDGDAARRAMVQIMEQAFDEMKSLWEQTTEPVG
- the ligD gene encoding non-homologous end-joining DNA ligase, which gives rise to MPTLVPPMLAGLGALPTGPGWAYEFKWDGVRAVAYVNRGLRLLSRNDRDVTRAYPELGELADLLAGRRAVLDGEIVALDAGGRPSFSALQRRMHVRAPAAALVASTPVRYYLFDLLHLDGRDTTVLPYTERRAALEGLGLSGETVETPPYWTGEAGRDLATAAADLGLEGVVAKQLRSPYEPGRRGAAWVKVPLNETVEVIVGGWKPGSGRRSGAIGSLLLGGYDEHDRLHYIGQVGTGFTQAVLRDLAGRLEPLTRPDPPFAAPVPREHARHAIWVDPVLVGDVTFRSWTPDGRLRHPSWKGLRSDRDPAEIRLRR
- a CDS encoding DUF2267 domain-containing protein yields the protein MAELEFVAKVAARAGLPADTARSLTEATLRTLAERISGGEAADLADHVAHELRPLLARARPEEPEAFGYDEFLRRVADRAGTAPDLAERGARAVLQTLHRVVGHVEFEQALAELPREIGALAQPVPRTP
- a CDS encoding maleylpyruvate isomerase family mycothiol-dependent enzyme — its product is MAALSFDRHRAEIVAQSDLLRTHLDRADLTTPVASCPGWNVGQLARHLGGGQRWAAEVVRTRAERPPSDTHFRDLSPYADEEPAVVGPWLVEGAAALADALGAAGPDVATWTPLAVPAAGVFWARRFANETLLHRADAALALGVDFAVDPAVAVDALDEWLELGSLPQMLDFYPHRRDLLGPGRTLHLHATDVPAELGAEWLVDLTGDTLAWRRAHEKATVAVRGPVTELLLMVYRRRPVDPAVVEVLGDGKLLDLWLDRVAFG
- a CDS encoding MFS transporter — protein: MLAVSARVPAERRLAVTLYAYAFLTDLVLLYPVYTLLFADTGLSVGQISSLFVLWSAAGILLEVPSGAWADAVSRRLLLCLAPLLTAAGFALWVLVPSYPAFAAGFLLWGAGGALRSGALEALVWTELDRLGAAGRYARLAGRARTAELLGVVGAMGLAAPVLALGGYPAVGAASVAACLAAAAVATRFPEHRAPGAVRHRQPGTQQAAGDRPGTGQAGTDQPGLQQPGGDRPGTGQAGGDRRDADEPGWLGSLRGGLAEARADRSVRAALLLVPAVAAVWGGLDEYTPLLARDTGVSAATVPLLLLLVWAGTTVGGLLAPVGERLTDRGFAALLAGAALALAAGALLRHPAGFVLVGVAFAAFQLATVLADVRLQARISGPDRATVTSVAGMATDVTIIAVYAGYGLVAGAAGHAVAFAVAVLPYLLLAGRLASRGPARQIRANRSLPENTGVS
- a CDS encoding transketolase, with protein sequence MEAERTLRDEELAGLADLAAQLRIDSIRCSTRAGSGHPTSSLSAADLLAVLISRHLRYDWSYPGNRANDHLIFSKGHASPLLYAVFRATGAISEQELLECYRQSGSRLQGHPTPALPWVDVATGSLGQGLPVGVGVALAGRYLDKLPFHVWVLCGDSETAEGSIWEALDKAGHFGLRNLTAIVDVNRFGQRGPTELEWDLDTYRRRVEAFGCRPIVVDGHDLAAIDEAFGQAREATGPTVVLARTVKGKGVPEIENRPDWHGKALEADQAERAVQALGGVRQIRVAGPRPAAAPPAPAAAGPPPELPRYEKGTKVATRNAYGDALRALGVRPDVVVLDGEVSDSTRADKFAEAYPDRFFEMFIAEQQLVAAAVGLRVRGYRPFAATFAAFLSRAYDFIRMAGISRADIALAGSHAGVEIGPDGPSQMGLEDLAALRAVHGSTVLYPSDAVSCAALVAAMADREGVSYLRTTRGKYPVLYDNGEDFPVGGSKVLRDGTDVALIGAGVTVHNCLAAADELAREGIDARVIDLYSVKPVDRQRLLDAVRDTGGRLVVVEDHYPQGGLGSAVLEELADLAEPVRVSHLAVRGLPGSGTPAQQMDRAGIGAFAIVGAARALA